The Syntrophorhabdaceae bacterium sequence TCAGCTTACAGCCGTCAGCGATCAGCCAGGAAGATCATTCATCCCGTCTGTTTGGTCCATCTCGTCTGTTTTGTCGCAACGTTGAACATAGAACATTGAACGTAGAACGCATCTCGCTTCACTGTGCCTGGGTGGACCATACATGAACGGCGACATTGAAGAAAACCCTTGCAACCCATAGAGGCCTCAAAGATAATGTAAAAAGAGGTGTAAGCCATGCGATTCGGCGAACCTTTCTTCACAAAAAAGAGGATTACATTCATTCTGCGGAGGATTATCCTCCCCTTTGCAATAATCTACATCGGTGTCGCAACCATCGCTACCATCCGGGACATGACCGTTAAGAACGACGAGTATGCTGCCGTGCTCCTCTCAGATTATGCCCTCTGGGAGTACGACTACTGGGCATCTCCATGTGCCTTTCCCGGCGCCTACATCCCCTGGACGTACTACTTCAACAACCAGAACATGAGGGTGAAGTGGTTCTTCGGGGCAAAGAGCGCGGACCTGGAAAAGGTCATCAGGGACCCGAAGTGTCAGAGCATCGTCCTTGTCGGTCACGGGAGCAAAAACTGCTGGCGGGCAACCGATGAGGAGGTATCGAATATCGAGGTCGCGAAGATGATGCAGGGTATGCCAAGGAAAAAAGGTGAGTGGCTGCAGTTAAGCTGCGGCGTCGAGGACATCTTCCCTGTGAAGATGGGGGCGCTCGTCATGGAGGACGACAAAGTATATACCTATGACAATGCCGTGACTACCTATGTGTTCGTGGCCGATGCCATTCTGGGATTCAGGTATTTAAAACATAGAAACAGGTAGCCTGTTTAAGACATTTGAGCAGGAAAATTAAACAAGAGGGTAATATGAATCAAAAGAACTCTCCCTATTTTACGTTATATGGGGACTTCGGGGCATGGTGAAGGATAGAATATGGCTTGCCCTCTGAAACGCAGCGAGAACTGAAAGACATAATGGACGAATTTATTATTCCAAACCTGAGAAGCCCGGAAAACTAACATTATGGCATGACCAGTTTTTGGGGTGCAGTCAAGGGGGAGAAAGGAAGCGGACAAAGTGATCATGAGACAACAACCACCCACAAAAAGTACCATGAATAGGGAGGATACATATGAAGTGGCATCAGCTTGAAACGGATGAAGTATTGAGAGAATGTAATACCCGTCTTGAAGGGCTCACCCCCACAGAAGTGGAAGGAAGACAGAAACAGTACGGACCCAATAGACTGCCTGAGACAGAAGATGTGAGCAAGCTTAGGCTCCTCCTCCATCAGTTTACAAGCCCTCTCATATATATACTTCTTGTGGCTGCCATTGTCACTGCCCTGCTCAAGGAGTATATAGATACGGGTGTCATTGTGGCTGTCGTGATCCTCAACGCCATTGTGGGATTTTTTCAGGAATACAAGGCAGAGACAAGCGTCAGGGCTCTTAGAAACATGGTTGTTGCCAGGGCCAGAGTGGTACGGGATGGGAAAGAAACGGAGATCCCCACTGAAGAGCTTGTCCCCGGTGATATTGTGGTCCTGGCCTCAGGAGCAAAAGTCCCTGCCGATCTGAGGCTCACGGACGCGACGGAGTTGAGAATCGAGGAGGCCACCCTCACCGGGGAGTCTGTCCCTGTGGAAAAAACAGTGCATGCTATCGCGGAAGAACACTTGACTGCCGGGGATCAGACCAATATGGCCTTTATGGGTACTGCTGTTGTCAATGGTCGCGCCCGGGGCATCGTTGTCGAAACTGGGGCGAAGACTATTCTCGGCGGGATAGCCCGTGATGTCCAGGAGCTTTCCGTTACAGAGACACCCCTGCAGAAAAAGATCGTCAAGTTCGCACAGTTCATCGGTTTACTCGTGTTGGGAAGCGCCACGGCCATTATTGTCCTTGGCTTCTTCCTCGGTATGACGTTGTCGGAGTTATTTACGACCGCGGTGGCTGCCTCAGTGGCTACTGTCCCTGAAGGGCTCCCCATTGTGGTGACGGTAACGATGGCTATAGGGATAAGCCGCATGGTAAAACGCAACGCCATCATACGAAAACTGCCTGCCGTGGAAACACTGGGGAGCACAACCATCATCTGTTCCGACAAAACCGGAACACTGACAAAGAACGAAATGACCGTCAAGGCCGTATACGATGGGTATCACGCATACGAAGTCACCGGGAGCGGCTATGACCCTGAAGGCGAGATACTCCACGATTGGGAGCCGACAGACATGGAATCGCTGGAAGGTCTCCATTCATTACTCAGAATCGGCCTGCTCTGTAACGAATCGCGGATTATCAAAGAAAACGATTCAATCAGAATCGATGGAGATCCTACAGAAGGCGCTCTTATTGTATCGGCCACGAAGGCAGGGTTTGATCATGAGAAAGAAAAGGGGATGTATCCTCAAATTGGAATGATCCCCTTTGAATCGGATCGAGGTTTTATGGCGACGCTCCACAGGCATAACGGCAAAGCGATAGTTTTTCTCAAGGGTGCGCCGGAGAGGGTCCTCGACATGTGCTCGCGCCTCTCGTCAGGAGAGGTTCTTGACCGGACAGGGATCATTGAAACCGCAGAGCGCTTTGCGGAAGACGGATTAAGAGTTCTTGCCATGGCATTTAAGGAAGTTGCCGCAAGTGAAGCACCGGCCAGGCTTACCCATGACTATCTTGGGAATGATCTTGTTTTTGCCGGTCTTCAGGGCATGATCGATCCGCCGAGACCGGAGGCTATAGAAGCTATTCAGGGATGTAAAGATGCCGGTATCAGAGTCGCTATGATTACCGGTGATCACGCAATTACCGCCTCAGCGATCGGTAAGATGATGGGTTTGGCGGCAAGTAAGACACCGGCTATCACAGGAAAGGAACTGGAGGAAATGACCGACGATGAGTTGTTTCACCGGGTTCAGGAAACCTCGGTATATGCCCGGGTTTCTCCCCAGCATAAACTCAGAATCGTTCAGCAGTATATGAAACACGGTGAGGTCGTTGCAGTCACCGGCGATGGAGTCAACGATGCTCCGGCACTGAAAGCCGCTCATATAGGGGCCGCCATGGGAAAATCAGGAACAGATGTGGCCCGTGAAGCTGCGGATATGATTATTACCGACGACAACTTCGCAAGTATCTTTCATGCTGTAGAGGAGGGAAGAATTGTCTTCGACAACATACGGAAGGTGACACTCTTTCTGATTCCCACAGGGTTTGCAGCCATACTGTCCATTCTTATATCAATGATCCTCGATATTCCCATACCGTATGTAGCGGCGCAGTTGCTCTGGATCAACCTTGTAACCAACGGACTCCAGGATGTGGCGCTTGCTTTTGAGCCCGGAGAAAAGGGTATTATCAAGAGAAAACCGCGAAACCCGAAAGAAGGAATCATGTCGAGGCTCATGCTCGAAAGAAGCGTTATCGTGGGTATTCTGATCGCTGCGGGTGTAATTTACAATTTCCACAATGCCTTGTCCGATGGAGCATCCCTTGAGCATGCCAGGACAATCGCCATGACCACCATGGTTCTGTTCCAGTTCTTCCAGGCCTGGAATTCTCGTTCAGAAACCCGATCTGTTTTTCTCACTAACCCTCTGAGCAACCCCTTTCTATTCTATAGCATGATTGCTGCATTTTTTGCCCAGATCGCCGTTATCTATGTGCCTGCGCTTCAGTGGGTATTCAGGACCAATGCCCTCACGGTCGGAGAGTGGGGGAAGATCGCCTTTGTGGCTTTAACGGTTGTAGCGGCGGTGGAGGTTGATAAATACATCCGAACACACAAGAAAAGTAACTTGACGTAATAGGGATCGTTACAAGAGTCATCACTGTGGTAAATGTTGAAATTGAGAATAATGAAGCATTCGGGGTGATAATGAATAAAAAACATATCGTTACTCTTACAATTAATCCGGCCGTAGACAAGAGCACAAGTATCGATCGTGTGGTGGCGGAACACAAGATGCGGTGCAAAAACCCCGTCTATGAACCAGGCGGTGGAGGGATCAACGTTTCCCGTGCAATAAAAAAGCTTGGCAGGGATTCAATAGCGGTCTGTACTGCAGGAGGACATACAGGTCGATTGCTCGAGGCTCTTCTCCAAAAGGAAGAGATAACACACCGTCTCATTCCTGTAGTGGAGTGGACAAGAGAAAGCCTTGCAGTCTTCGAAACAGCTACCGGGCTCCAGTATCGATTCAATATGGAAGGTCCCGTTTTGCGTGATACGGAATGGGAAGAAACGATTAAAACGGTGCGGCAGGAAAAACCAAGACCGGATTACATTGTAGGGAGTGGCCTGCTTCCTCCGGGCGTGCCGCAGGACTTCTACGCCCGGCTATCCCAAACCGGCCGTGATTTCGGTGCACGTGTTATCATTGATACATCGGGGGAACCCTTGCGCCTTGCTCTTCAAGGTCACCCCTTCATGATAAAGCCAAATTTGAGGGAATTAAGTATGATTGCTGGCCAGGAATTGCAAGGTACAACGGAACAGAGTAGGGTTGCCATGGAGATTGTTGCAAACGGGCAGTGCGATGTTGTTGTCGTTTCGTTGGGCGACAAGGGGAGTCTATTAGCAACACGGAACGGTCTGCAACGATTAAAAGCCCCGAAAGTGCCGGTGCTAAGCAAGGTTGGTGCAGGGGACAGCATGGTGGCAGGCATCGTTGTCGGTCTCGTATCAGACAGGACAATAATAGATGCCGTGC is a genomic window containing:
- a CDS encoding HAD-IC family P-type ATPase, translating into MKWHQLETDEVLRECNTRLEGLTPTEVEGRQKQYGPNRLPETEDVSKLRLLLHQFTSPLIYILLVAAIVTALLKEYIDTGVIVAVVILNAIVGFFQEYKAETSVRALRNMVVARARVVRDGKETEIPTEELVPGDIVVLASGAKVPADLRLTDATELRIEEATLTGESVPVEKTVHAIAEEHLTAGDQTNMAFMGTAVVNGRARGIVVETGAKTILGGIARDVQELSVTETPLQKKIVKFAQFIGLLVLGSATAIIVLGFFLGMTLSELFTTAVAASVATVPEGLPIVVTVTMAIGISRMVKRNAIIRKLPAVETLGSTTIICSDKTGTLTKNEMTVKAVYDGYHAYEVTGSGYDPEGEILHDWEPTDMESLEGLHSLLRIGLLCNESRIIKENDSIRIDGDPTEGALIVSATKAGFDHEKEKGMYPQIGMIPFESDRGFMATLHRHNGKAIVFLKGAPERVLDMCSRLSSGEVLDRTGIIETAERFAEDGLRVLAMAFKEVAASEAPARLTHDYLGNDLVFAGLQGMIDPPRPEAIEAIQGCKDAGIRVAMITGDHAITASAIGKMMGLAASKTPAITGKELEEMTDDELFHRVQETSVYARVSPQHKLRIVQQYMKHGEVVAVTGDGVNDAPALKAAHIGAAMGKSGTDVAREAADMIITDDNFASIFHAVEEGRIVFDNIRKVTLFLIPTGFAAILSILISMILDIPIPYVAAQLLWINLVTNGLQDVALAFEPGEKGIIKRKPRNPKEGIMSRLMLERSVIVGILIAAGVIYNFHNALSDGASLEHARTIAMTTMVLFQFFQAWNSRSETRSVFLTNPLSNPFLFYSMIAAFFAQIAVIYVPALQWVFRTNALTVGEWGKIAFVALTVVAAVEVDKYIRTHKKSNLT
- a CDS encoding 1-phosphofructokinase family hexose kinase codes for the protein MNKKHIVTLTINPAVDKSTSIDRVVAEHKMRCKNPVYEPGGGGINVSRAIKKLGRDSIAVCTAGGHTGRLLEALLQKEEITHRLIPVVEWTRESLAVFETATGLQYRFNMEGPVLRDTEWEETIKTVRQEKPRPDYIVGSGLLPPGVPQDFYARLSQTGRDFGARVIIDTSGEPLRLALQGHPFMIKPNLRELSMIAGQELQGTTEQSRVAMEIVANGQCDVVVVSLGDKGSLLATRNGLQRLKAPKVPVLSKVGAGDSMVAGIVVGLVSDRTIIDAVRYGTAAGTAAVMSAGSELCGFDDTERLFPLVTIYG